One Streptomyces umbrinus genomic window, GTCAGCCCGACCTCCTGCGGCGTCACCCGGTCCCGCCGAGAACGCAGGAACATGCTCAGCTCTGTCCGTCGATCCACACCCCCATTATGGGCGGACCCCACCCCGCCAGGGTGGGGAGCTTTTCCCCAGGACGGACCCGCCCTGGTACGGCTCGCGCGGCCCGGCCGACAGTGGTCGGCATGAAGCACGCAGCCATCGTGATCGCCGCCTTCATCGCCCTCACCGCCTGCAGCGCCGAGACCGAGACCCCGGCGGGCGCGGCCACCCGACCCCCGGCGTCAGCGGGCACGCCCACGCGGAGCACGTCGGGCACGCCGGGGAGCGAGGGCATTCTCGCAGCGCTCGCCGGCACCTGGGCCAGCAAGGACGGCGACCTCGCCCTGCGGCTCGACCGCGACGGCACCTTCGAGGAGGACCTCAACGGCACCCGGGCGGCCTTCAAGGGCAGCTATGTGGTCCGCGAGAAGAGCTTCCACCTGAACGCCGACAGCGGCGCCAAGGCCGAGGGCAGCATCGTCGGCGATTTCCACCACCTGGAACTCAGCGGCCACGAGCTGTGCGCTGACGCGCTGCCAGCCGCGTTCCACCCGGCCAGGTGAGGGCGCTCGGCGCCAAGAGTGGAGTCCTTGCCGTGACCGGGGTGGAACCACGTGCCATCCGACAGGCGGCGCGAAAACGCGCGCTGGGTCATGCGGCAGACCCGACCGTAAGCCGTCCGGCATGCGGGGATCCCGCCGCCATCTATTGCCATGGAAAGGGAGAACAATGCTTGCCAAGCACGCGCTGGGACGTACCGGGATGGAGATCACCCGGGTGGGGTTCGGATCCTGGGTGGTAGCCGGGTCCGGCTGGATGTTCAGCTGGGGCGACACCGACGACGCCGAGTCGGTCTCGGCCATCCGGCACGCGATCGACTCGGGCGTGAACTGGATCGACACCGCCGCTGTGTACGGCCTCGGCCACGCGGAGGAACTGGTCGGGAAGGCGATCGCGAACCTTTCCGAGAAGCCGTACGTCTTCACCAAGGCCGGCCTGGTGTGGGACCGGGACAACCCGTCGGCCGCGCCCCGGCGGATCATGAAACCCGCCAGCGTGCGCCGCGAGGTCGAGGACTCACTGCGGCGGCTGGGCGTGGAACGGATCGACCTGCATCAAGTGCACTGGCCCGACACCGGCGAGTCCCTGGAGTACGCCGGTGACGGCTTCGGCGCGGTATCGCCCAACGCCACTCCGCTGGAGGAGTACTGGCAGGTCATGGCCGATCTGAAGGCCGAGGGCAAGGTCGGTGCGATCGGCCTGTCCAACCATGATGTGGCGCAGCTGGCAGCGGCCGAGAAGATCGCGCACGTGGACGCGATCCAGCCGCCGTTCTCGGCGATCAACCGGTCGGCCGCGGCCGAGGTCGCGTGGGCAGCCGCCAACGGCACCGGCGTGATCGCCTACTCGCCGATGCAGTCCGGACTGCTGACCGGCGCGTTCACCGCCGAGCGGGCGGCGTCGCTGGGCGCCGACGACTGGCGGTCCGCGCATGCCGACTTCACCACCGGGCTGGCCGCCAACCTCCGGCTCGCCGACGCCCTGAAGCCGATCGCCGCGCGACACGGGGTGAGCGTGGCCGAGGTGGCCATCGCCTGGGTGCTGGCCTGGCCGGGCATCAGCGGCGCCATCGTGGGCGCGCGCACGGCCTCCCAGGTCGACGGCTGGACCGGTGCAGGGGAACTGGAGCTGACCGCCGCCGATCTGGACGAGATCGGCGCCGCCATCACCGCCACGGGCGCAGGTACCGGACCGGCCAAGGCTCGAAACGCAGGGTGAACCGCACCTGTCGCATTGCTGGCGTTGGCCATCGGCGCCTTCGCCATCGCCACACCGGGTTCGTGATCGCGGGACTGGTGCGGCGGCCGGTCTTCGGTGGCCTTGCGCACGTGCGGGAAGACTCTTGGGCGCGGCTCGCGGCTCGTACAAAATTTTCGGGCTCACCAGTGGAGGCGACGGCGAGCTCCGCTACGTACCGGCCATGCCGCCTCCCGCGTCCAGGTTCGCCACTCGACGGACGCCGGCAACACGCCGGTAGGAGGCGTCCAGAAGTTCGGCCACCTCCTGCCTGAAGTTCCCCCCGCGAACTGGACAGCGGGTGTTTACGCTGCCGGGGCGAGGTTCTGCCTGAGCAGGGATCTCGTTTCGAGCGGGGTGACGTACCCGTAGTCGGGGTGCCGACGGAGTCGGCTGCGGTTGTACTCGACCTCGATGTAGCGGAAAACGTCGGCCCGGGCCGCCTCGCGGGTCTCCCACACGGTCGTCCCGATCTCCGCTTTCAGGATGGCGAACCAGCTTTCCGCGGCGGCGTTATCGTAACAAGAGCCGACGCGTCCCATCGACTGCCTCATGCGCAACTTGCCTATTTCGGTGCGGAATTCGTCACTCGTGTATTCACTGCCGCGATCCGTGTGCATGATGCAGCGGTACTCCAGGCCGCCACGCCCGGCCGCCATCCGCAGGGCAGCGACCGGCAGCTCGGCGCGGTGGTGGTCGGCCATCGCCCAGCCGACCACCTCCCGCGTCGCGAGATCGATGCAGGTCGCCAGATACAACTTGCCTTCCAGCGTGACAAGTTCGGTCATGTCTCCGACCAAGCGCATCCCGGGCCGGGGTGCGGTGAAGTCCCGGCCGATCAGGTCGAGCGCGAACACCGCCCGCTTCGCCTGCCGGGTCAGGCCCCGACGCCGGCGGCGGGTGATCCCGGCGATCCGGTGTTTGCGCATCAGCCGCTCGACCTTCTTGGAGTTCACCGCCCGCCCGGCCCGCCGCAGGGCGGCGTGGACACGCGGGGCCCCGTAGGCACCGCGAGATCCGGCATGCAGCACCCGGATCTCGCCCACCAGCACCTCCTCGGCCCGCTCCCGCACCGCCCGGGCCGGCCCTGCCGCCCTGTGCGCGTAGTAGGTGGAACGGGACACCCCCAGCACACGGCACAGAAACGCAACGCTGTGACCTGCGAGATTCCCCTCCGATGCCTTCTCCGCATCGATGAGGTGACACCGTGCCGCGGTGCCTACCTCATCTTGTCCTGAGCGAAGAAGGCGGTCGCTTTTCCCAGAACCTCGATCGTGGCCTCCTGCTCGCGGACCTTCCGCCGCAGCCGGACCAGCTCCTCACGCTCCGCAGTGGTCAAAGCCCCGGCGGGCCCCTCACCGCGGTCGATCTTCGCCTGCTTCACCCACCCGCGCAGCCCTTCCGGACTCACGCCCAGATCCCTCGCCACCTCGGTGACCGTCTTCTCCGAGGACAACGCCAAGGCGACCGCGTCCCGCTTGAACTCGGCCGTGTACCGCTTACTCATGTTGCTCTTCTGGCTCACTACCTGTGACTGCTTCCTCCGGGACCATCCGTCCCAGTATCAAGCTGTCCGACCGGCAGGGGGAACCTCAGTTCTCGGAGTTCCGTGAGCTGGTATCGCTCGTGTGGGTGATGACAGCCGACGGATCCGGCGGGACGTTCGTCAGAACGCCAACTGAGAGCCCGGCCGTGTGAGCGCGGCCGGGCCGCACGCCGCCAGGCGAGCATCAGGTTGGCTGCAACCGCTGGCCTCCGAGCCTTGTCTTCGTCGTCATGGCAACCAGTCGAAGGTCGCGATCCCCGAACGAACGAGAGCTTCAGCTGTCGAGGATCGGCCGGGCGCTGACCCTCACCTTCGCCGCCGCGGTCCTGGTCGCGGGCGGCGTCCTCTACGGGCTGGTGGTGCTGCTCGACTTTCAGGAGATCGACAGCACCGCCAAGCTCGACGCGAAGACGCTCTTCGACCTGGTGAAGCTCTCCTTCGGGGTGGTCGCCGGGGCCGGTGCGCTCGTCGCCCTGGTCGTCGCCTACCGCCGCCAGCGCGTCGACGAGGCCGGCGCCCACCGCGAAGCCACCCGACTCCACACCGAACGCTTCTCCCAAGCCGTCGACAGACTCGGATCCGACTCACCCGCCGTCCGGCTCGGCGGCGTCCACGCCCTGACCGGCCTCGCCGACGACGCCCCCGACCACAGCCTGCGCCAGACCTGCATCGACGTCCTGTGCGCCTACCTCCAACTCCCCTTCACCGCCGACCCCGGCGAAGACCCCGCCCACGAACAGGAACACCACCGCTACCTCGCCCTCCGCAAGGTCCGACACACCATCCTGCGCCTCATCGGCGACCACTACCGACGCCCGAAGGGAACCCACCGCTCCTGGCAGGGCTGCGACCTCGACCTCACGGGCGTGACCATCGACGGCAACATAGATTTTGAGGGCGCGAGCTTCTCCGACGGCAGAGTGTCCTTCCTCGGCGCAGGTTTCTCCGGCGGCACGGTGTCGTTCCGCCGCGCAGGTTTCTCCGGCAGCACGGTGTCCTTCTTCAGCGCAGGTTTCTCCGGCAGCGAGGTCTCGTTCGACCGCGCGGCGTTCTCCGGCGGCGAGGTCTCGTTCGCCGACGCGAGGTTCTCCAGCGGCACGGTCTCGTTCCGCGACGCAGGGTTCTCCGGCGGCGCGGTGTCGATCATGGGCGCGGCGTTCTCCGGTGGCGAGGTCTCGTTCCGCCGCGCGGTGTTCTCCGGCGGCGCGGTGTTCTTCGGCCGCGCGACATTCGCTGGCAGCGGGGTGTCGTTCATCGACGCGACGTTCGCTGGCAGCGGGGTGCCGTTCGTCGACGCGACGTTCTCCGGCGGCACGGTGTCATTCGACCGCGCGGCGTTCTCCAGCGGAGAAGTGTCCTTTCGTAGCGCAAGGTTCTTCGGCGGCGAGGTGTCCTTCACCGACGCGACGGGCCCAGCTCCCTCTGGGCTGCCCGCTGCCGTCAGCACTGCTTATGGGCCAGTCGCCCTTCCCTCCACTTGGCTGCCCCTGAATCCATAGGAAGAGGGAGGCGGAATCGGTCGTCTAAGCCCCCCAGGGCCGATCCAGATGGACGTTCCCGTATTCCGAACCCTCCTTGTTCTCGGAGTTCGTGAGCCGGTAACGCTCGTGTGGGTGGTGATGACAGCCGACGGATCCGGCGGGACGCTCCGTGGCGCGACGATGTCCCGTACCCGCCCTGTGAACCCGGGGAGGGACCCTCAACCGGTTCCAATCTCAGCGCCGATTCGTCTTCCGACTGTCGGCTGCGGGGCGCGCGGGCCGAATTGAGTGCCGCATCGGCGGGGTGGG contains:
- a CDS encoding Atu4866 domain-containing protein — protein: MKHAAIVIAAFIALTACSAETETPAGAATRPPASAGTPTRSTSGTPGSEGILAALAGTWASKDGDLALRLDRDGTFEEDLNGTRAAFKGSYVVREKSFHLNADSGAKAEGSIVGDFHHLELSGHELCADALPAAFHPAR
- a CDS encoding aldo/keto reductase is translated as MLAKHALGRTGMEITRVGFGSWVVAGSGWMFSWGDTDDAESVSAIRHAIDSGVNWIDTAAVYGLGHAEELVGKAIANLSEKPYVFTKAGLVWDRDNPSAAPRRIMKPASVRREVEDSLRRLGVERIDLHQVHWPDTGESLEYAGDGFGAVSPNATPLEEYWQVMADLKAEGKVGAIGLSNHDVAQLAAAEKIAHVDAIQPPFSAINRSAAAEVAWAAANGTGVIAYSPMQSGLLTGAFTAERAASLGADDWRSAHADFTTGLAANLRLADALKPIAARHGVSVAEVAIAWVLAWPGISGAIVGARTASQVDGWTGAGELELTAADLDEIGAAITATGAGTGPAKARNAG
- a CDS encoding transposase, with the protein product MSKRYTAEFKRDAVALALSSEKTVTEVARDLGVSPEGLRGWVKQAKIDRGEGPAGALTTAEREELVRLRRKVREQEATIEVLGKATAFFAQDKMR
- a CDS encoding pentapeptide repeat-containing protein; translated protein: MATSRRSRSPNERELQLSRIGRALTLTFAAAVLVAGGVLYGLVVLLDFQEIDSTAKLDAKTLFDLVKLSFGVVAGAGALVALVVAYRRQRVDEAGAHREATRLHTERFSQAVDRLGSDSPAVRLGGVHALTGLADDAPDHSLRQTCIDVLCAYLQLPFTADPGEDPAHEQEHHRYLALRKVRHTILRLIGDHYRRPKGTHRSWQGCDLDLTGVTIDGNIDFEGASFSDGRVSFLGAGFSGGTVSFRRAGFSGSTVSFFSAGFSGSEVSFDRAAFSGGEVSFADARFSSGTVSFRDAGFSGGAVSIMGAAFSGGEVSFRRAVFSGGAVFFGRATFAGSGVSFIDATFAGSGVPFVDATFSGGTVSFDRAAFSSGEVSFRSARFFGGEVSFTDATGPAPSGLPAAVSTAYGPVALPSTWLPLNP